The DNA window AGGAGACAGATGAGACAAGTACTCGTCGATAACTGTGGCTGGTTTTCGTTGTTGGCCTTCTTCGTAATGGGGTGGGCCTACTACATGACGGCCACGATCCTCATGCGAGGATCGCTGTTCATCGGCCTCCGCGGCCGAATCGACCAGATAGCCGAGAGCGGCTCGTGGCTCTGCACGAAGATTCGCGAGATGCTGGGATGCCTGATGTGCACGGCCACCGAGGCGGCCATCTGGACACTCGGCATCGCGACTCTCGGACTCGGCCTGTGGTACAACGTTCCCGACGCGATCATCGGCGCGGCGCTCGAGAAAATCGGGGCGATTGGCTCCGATAAAATGATCGCGCTGCCGTGGTACGCAAGCGTGGCCATTATGGCCGGCGTATCGTTCGCCCTATCCCTGGCCGTCGCTGGTCAGGCCTGGGGCATCAAGTGCATCGTTGAGCATCAAGAGGTCAAGTTCTTGGAGCTTCGGAAAGGATCCCGAGCTCGAGAGATTGAACTCCTCGAGAGGATCAGCGAGCTCGAGAGAACTCCTGGAAAGAGTTGCGAGAAGTACGAATACGATCTGTCCTAACGAAGGAGCTGAAATGAAAGTTAAAGCCATTATTCCGTTCGCTGAGTTCGCGACAATCTATGCCGCCCTACCTCGTTCCGAGAATTGCGCAACCGTAAGGTGCGCATTCAGCAAGACAACCTGCCACGTTCGGGAGGCTCGCGAAGCCTGCCGCGAGTGGTGGAAGCGCACCAACGACGGTGCGCCAGGATTCTCGAATTACGAGGCCACGTTCCAGAATGCGATCGATGCCGAGAACGCCATCTACTGGTGTTTCCGGACTGGCGACATGGAACCGGCCCAAAAGGCATACGATCTTTTGACCGACGAGCTTCGTGCTCGATTCAGCGGTCAGCTCCGGATGTCCGGTAGCTAGATCTGGCATTCACCACCGGCATAGCCGGGGCCGCCCCTCAAAAGGCGGCTTTTATTTTTATACTTGCAAATATCAATAAAATGTATTAAAGTATGTAAATCAATTTACATATAAACAGCGATTCCAATCATTGTTTCAGCTATTAATCGGCAGCCCCTTCGGGGGCCGATAGCTGATCACTGAATCCTTTTAAAGAAGCAAATCTCTCGGAAGCTTGAACGGGACTTCTTTAAAATGATTCAGCTAACAATAATTTGAACCTTAGCCGAGCATGCCAATAACAGAATCAGCAAAAAAAGCCCTAAGACAGTCGAAAAAGAAGAGAATCCAAAATCTTCAGAGAAGCAATGATCTCAAGGTCTCCATGAAGAAAATAGAGAGACTCGTCAAAGATGGCAAAAAGGATGAAGCAGCCAAGCTGGTGGCCAAAGCCTACAAGGCCGTGGATAAAGCCGCAAAGACCGGAGTCATAAAGAAAAATAAGGCCGCTAGATTAAAATCAAAAGCTGCCCGAATGACTTCCTCGAAATAAGCTTCTAAATACAAAACCCTCGCGCAGTGCGCGAGGGTTTTGTATTTATCTTTTAGCCACGCTAGCCGATATGCCTATACCCGACAAAATGGCCATCATCGCTGAACCGCCATAGCTGATGAATGGCAGAGGCACACCCGTCAAAGGCGCAATGCCGCAATTGGCGGCGATGTTTAATAATGCCTGAGAACATATCCAAATGTTTACGCCCATCACAAGCAACAATCCAAATTTATCACGAGTATTTTTAGCTATTCTAGTTAGGGTGAAACATAGCGCAATGAACATCAATAAAGTCGCCACCGCACCGATAAAACCGAGCTCCTCCGCTATCACCGCAAAGATAGAATCCCCGACAACCTCTGGCAAGAAGCCTTGCTTCTGGCTGCTCTTGCCAAATCCGACGCCAAGTAGCCCTCCAGATCCGATAGCTATAAAAGATTGATTGACCTGATAGGATATTCCCCGTGGATCGATATCGGGGTTCATGAAGGTTTTCAACCTATTAAATCTGTACGGTTCAAAAATCACTAACGCAATTCCGATTAACAAGAATACGCCAATAACCGTAAAAAAGTGTTTCATCTCGACGCCAGCTGCAAAGTAAACGCCTATGGATATAGACGAAACGATGAGCAACGTTCCAATATCGGGCTGCAGCGCTAATAGGGCGGCCACAAAAGCCAATACAACGAAGAATGGGGCCATCCCATAGGTCCAATTTTTAAGACGCTCATCCCTACCACTAAACCAAGCGGCTAGATATATAATCATGGCCATCTTCAGAAACTCCGAAGGTTGGAAACGGAAGCCGAATAATTCTAGCCACCTGGTTGCCCCTTTCGCACCATGTCCAAATTGTGGCAAGAACACGAACGTCATTAAAAGTAATGCGAAAAATAGTATTGGTATTGCTAATTTCTTCCATACTTTATAATTAATCTTAAAGAAAATAAAAAGCAGAGCCAGCCCTGGAAGTACGCTTTGAAGTAATTGATGGTAGAAGTAATAATATGAATTGCCAAATTTCTTCTGTGCGTCA is part of the Candidatus Yanofskybacteria bacterium genome and encodes:
- the ftsW gene encoding putative lipid II flippase FtsW; translation: MMAKSLIWITLVSVVFGLVMLSSAGIIDAQKKFGNSYYYFYHQLLQSVLPGLALLFIFFKINYKVWKKLAIPILFFALLLMTFVFLPQFGHGAKGATRWLELFGFRFQPSEFLKMAMIIYLAAWFSGRDERLKNWTYGMAPFFVVLAFVAALLALQPDIGTLLIVSSISIGVYFAAGVEMKHFFTVIGVFLLIGIALVIFEPYRFNRLKTFMNPDIDPRGISYQVNQSFIAIGSGGLLGVGFGKSSQKQGFLPEVVGDSIFAVIAEELGFIGAVATLLMFIALCFTLTRIAKNTRDKFGLLLVMGVNIWICSQALLNIAANCGIAPLTGVPLPFISYGGSAMMAILSGIGISASVAKR
- the rpsT gene encoding 30S ribosomal protein S20, with protein sequence MPITESAKKALRQSKKKRIQNLQRSNDLKVSMKKIERLVKDGKKDEAAKLVAKAYKAVDKAAKTGVIKKNKAARLKSKAARMTSSK